From the genome of Nicotiana sylvestris chromosome 1, ASM39365v2, whole genome shotgun sequence:
TCATGAACACTACTGAGATTATATTATCATATGGTAGTTATCAAGTTACTCTTGAATGTTGAAACTGAGTTTATGCCAATTTGAATTCCATAAGGTACGAAGAGGATCTGTGGACAGAGATAGCTAAGGTCTTGGATGGAAAATCTTTGATGATGCTTTCAGCAACTAGCAAGTGGTTCCGTAGTATCATTATGGAGGACAGCATATGGAAATATGCATGCTTGCGAGACCTCCAGGTTCCCGATCCTGGAAAAGTATCTTTCAAATGGATCAACTTATATGCAGCAGCCTTTAGTAAGTAGTTTCTCGTTTTACAGTGAGTTTGACAACTTAATTGAGAAATGACATCAAAAGTGTCTTGTTCTCTACTATAACAAATTAATTTATTCGTTGCAGATGGATGCCACTCTTACAAGTTCCGCCAGCAGGAGAAGCATATTGGTATGACCTCTCCTGCAGTTTCGCTTTTATATGGTGGATTTTGGTATTAACACTAAGCACGGCTGTGCTGACAATTTCTGTCAATGGTTGGTGACCCCTTTAATTTGTTTGAACAAAATGATCAGACTGGATGCGCATTGGAGCATTTTCCTTTGACTCGCAAAATGCACTCCTGACAAATAATTTGATCCTTCCCTTGAAAATCCATAAGGAGAAGACAACAGAGAAGATGTTGGAGTCAAATGGGTGCTGTGTGGTCAGAAATATCAAGAGTGGAATCTGGATTGCTGGTAAATTCGTGATTGTGCAATATAATTTCTTATCATCATGACTTTTAAACCCCTGTTCATTGGGTTTTCCAGATTTGCAGCTTGTTCGTTGTCCAGTCTGTGACCTCAACACATGTGATGGTAAGCTGATTGTGTATTCAGTTAATATTTTAGAAAGGAAGGACAAGGTTAGTGTCCTTCAGGATCTTAATCAGTAATGGAGGTTTTCCACTAAATCTGCAGCAAATTGAATGGTCGCCACTTTATATTAGTGCAAATTAAATTATTCCACAGTCCGCCCTTTTGGGTTTTGCCCATTCACCTAGGGACTCCACCCCCTGGATTAATTCCTTCGATTGTTTGTCCTATCTATCTGAAGTGATACCAAAGCTGCTTAAAGATTTGGATCATGTGTTATTACAGGAACAATGCAGGTATTAGATGCAAGACATATTGAACTGTTCCTAAGTGAAGGATACCAGGATGGAAGCTGGGACTATGAATTGCTGGGTTCCCACGATGTGAAGAAGCAAGCTGATGGAGCATCTGCTGGTATATTTGATATCAAACATCTCAAAGACTGCTCAACTTCTGGTAAGTTCAGCAGTAAAAATCAGTGACATAGTTACCAGTTACTGTTAGTTTTTCCAACACAATCAATTTCAAAATCAAACTTCCAAAATATAGAATCTTCGTGCTGGGACCTTCTTGGGTTCTTCATGCATTAGTACAAGAATTCATCAATTTTTCAGCACGTAGATAATTCATAGTCACAAGAAATCATTGGAGACAACTCCTCGTATAAAGAACAATAGACTGGGACTTATTCTTGATATGAAATTTGATTTTATCCTGTGTGATTTATAAATGCATGTTCAGCTGTCCTTAATCTCAAGTCATGGGTAGGAAAGCCCAAGGATTGGCAACCAAAAGCTATGATAGCCCCTTATGCAGTTGCAGTCAACACAAATTTGCAAGAGAATGAAGGTATATTTTCCCTGGTTTCTGCAACTTTCATGAGTGACAAACTGTCCCTTATCTCTCACCCAGTACTTACTGTTACATTGTGGTGGCAGGTCTTCACATAAAATTCCATACCATGAAGTCCGGGAAGAATGGTGAAATTGTTTCAATGAGAATATGTGAGCAGCTCCTGTGATTTTGTCAAATTCTGCCAAGTCTAATCTTACTGTCTACAAAACCATAGTTCATTTTTCCAGCAAATATCAGCTATAACTCCATAAATACAACAAGCAGCCCACTATCGACAAGTTTCAGATGGGTTGTAAGTTGTAACCCGCCAAGTATACCTAGCAAATTAAAAGAATATATATACTATTTGTTAGTAAATGATTCTTGTTTGTAAAAGTATTACTTACTAGCCAAATTAGCACAGGCAAAATTCGTAATCTGCAGCCTGAACTTTTTTTATGGCTTATTCTTTCTTTTCCTCTAACAGAAGCGACCTAATAATAAATAAATGGAATTTGTAAGCTTTAACTTGTTCTGAGTTCCCAAAGGCAGTATTTTAAAGGAAGTTGAACTGTTAACATCATCTTATCTGTTTATACATCGTACAACTTGGATTTTATAACATCTTTGGCGTGTCAACGAACTTGAACTTATGACTTTTTAAACAACGTGATAAGTTAACGAAATTCTCTATGCTTTGCTATTGGCTATTGCTGATAGCGGTTTGATCTTTGATATACATGAGCAAACTGCTATATATTCCTGATGGCAGTTTCTCCCTATCCAAATTGACTTTTTGAAATACATGGGCAATCTGAAATTCATCATTTTCTCTTGTCTCCTTTGTTCAACTGTTTATGCAAGACATGATTATCCGGATTTCATTTGTGGGAACAACCACTTTGACATACGATTCCCTTTTGCATTAGAAGGCCAGAACTTTCAGAACAGTGGCTATCCTGGTTTCACTCTTAAATGTAGCAATAAAGGCAGAGTAATTCTAAGTCTTCCAGGTGCAGGAGATTTTTATGTACGTGATATCGACTACCTCACCCAACAAATACAGCTCTACGATCCATCTAATTGCCTCCCAAAACGGCTGTTCAATTTCAACACTTATTCTCCTTCTTCACCTTTCAAAGCTGTTTCCCACCGAAAATATACTTTCTTGACCTGTTCAACAAATTCAGTTTCGTCTCTGTTCAATGTCATTGGTTGTCTAAGCAACTCCACCACTTCTACTTTAGCTACTTCTTCAACGAGTCTTGCAAGCCAAATGACAAGTTTGTATAACTGTAGCATAATGAACACTTCGTCTGTTCCTGTTTCTTGGACTTCTCAATACGAAACAGATTTTTCAACTGACCTTAATAACGATCTTGTGTTAACATGGGATGAACCAAACTGCCAAGAGTGTGAAGCAAAACAAGGTGTTTGTGGGTTCAGGAATGCCACTAGCGGAGAAATTCAATGCTTTGATAGTCCTGGGACAGGTAAATATTTTCTCCTTTAGAGTCTCCTTTCGTTTCTTCTTCTGTATTTTCGTTTGGGTAGCTAGGAGTAGAATCAATCAATAGATTACGCCTCAATCTCAATCTTTTTGGGTTACTATACGAGTCCTTCTATATCTGGATTGGTAATAGTTAAATTATACCTCTACATCGGCCATCAAccaatgtaatttttttttttttttttttttttaagatctAGCTTAGGACAAACTATACTAGGCAATCACGTAGGAGAAGCTCAAGGATAGGTGAGAGTATTCGAAGAAAATAATCAAGGTGGTTAAAGGACTTTTTGACTTTGATTTCGTAGGATATTATAAGGGAATGGAAAAGGATAGCTTTAGGTGAGCTTTTTGAGTAAGGTCGGTTTATAAGGTGATGCGGAAATAAACTAAAGCATAATACTAATCATGATGTTTGAATCTTGTATGGATTGTCTCTCACCCATTTTTGTATTCACCACCAACGTTAATAAGTGCATTTGACAAATTTGAAAGGCCAGGCTGCCCCCGTTTTATTTTAATACAGTAGTCAAATGTCAATCCTTATGGAGAAGCTGACTTCTATTTAAGTGGCTAAGATTATTCCCCAACTTACGAATCGTGATTGATTGAGATCGTGCAGAAGATGAAAATGTATCATGTATGTCATTTTATCACTTCCGTATAGATCGTAACAATTCAATAAATTGATCTTATTGATTTTAGATTGTACCACTGGCTTGTAAAGAAAATAACGATTTAACTTGACATATAAAATATAGAGTATTACTTTTGGATAACATTTTATATCCTGTATGAAATGTTATATGACTCAACACCTTGCAGTATATGTAATTCAATTGTGATACTTACGGGTGCAATGACAAGCTCACCAAAAGTTGGTTCTGATAATTTTGAGTATCAAATTCGAAAACGGTAAGATTAATTAGTGAAATAGTCCAATAACTTCATATAATAGCAATGTTATTAACAATGATGAAGCCAATGTTACTAAATTTTAGgctcaataaaaataaaataaaataaaatatgccAACAGTTTTGCCTAAAGTTACCATTTCATTTGCAGGCAGCAACCGGGGTCTACAAATTGCCAAATTTATTGCATTAACCTTACTTATTCCAGCTATCACATGTGCATTGGGAGTATCATGTTACATCTGCTTGGATTATAGCCGATACAGCCGCGCCATGGCTGCAGTTCGGAACACCGCCGCTGCAATCCAGAACGCCACCAACAGAACAACCGTAGCACCACAACCGGCAGTGACCGCCGGCCTCGACGATTCGACAATCGAGTCCTACACAAAAGTAGTCCTTGGAGAGAGCAGGAGAGTTCCAGGGCCAAATCAAATGACTTGCCCAATATGCCTGGCGGAATACAATCCTAAAGAGACAGTTAAGAGCATACCTGAGTGTGAACATTGCTTCCACGCTGAATGTATTGGTGAATGGTTAAAGATTAATGGTACTTGTCCTGTTTGCAGAAACAATCCTTCTCCTGCTCATTTTAGTTCTTTATAACACATGTAATTTGTTTACATTTCGCATTTCAAAATCAATGTTGTAAGTTCCAATTCAAAGTTGTACATATGCTTACAGAACGTTTGTTAAGATCATTGTGGTTCAGTGCTAATTTCTTTACTTCTTAAGAAGCTTAGCTAGTTCTCCTCAGATATTTTGTTCACATGCCCATGACTAAAGATtgaatttttcattatttatatGAAAGTCTTTCATCTTTTGATTCGATTTTCCCATAGTGTATTCTACTTTTTTCTTGGATTAATTCTTTTTCTGATGATCGAGATACaactttaataaaaaaatatacctTGGTTATATTTTGTCTCAATCAAAACGAAGGTACTTAAATTTCACATTCAAAAGTGATAAGCatgtcacacacacacacaaacacacactCTCTCTCAAGTTTTCAATTAATCGCTAATTACACACCTTTCAAATCACCATTTCCTTTCTTTCCCTACTCTGCTCTTTTGAACTAGCTATTATATTTAGGATGGCGGGTCTTCACATAAAGTTCCCTGCCATGAAGTGCGAGAAGAATGGTGAAACTGTTTCAATCAGAACATATGGGCAGCTCTTATAATTTTGCTATATAATGGCAAGTTTAATCTTTCTCTCTACAAACTCAGAGTTTATTATTCCTAACGGTCGATGAAGTTGAATGAAGACCACGGGAAACCACGATATCAGTTAGCAAATATAGATGATTTTTTCTTATCTGTCTAACCTTTGGTAGGCCCAAGTTGACTTGCAACCTtcattagaaaaaaaaaatactagcAAATATCAGATATAACCCGATAGATGATGCAATTGCTCCATTTTCAACAGGTTGCAAATTGGGTACTCCGCCACGTTATACCTAGCAAATTCAAACAAATGTAATATAATGCTGTTGCCAAGCCATTCTCGTTTTGTATATATTATTAATACCATTCACATTAGTCACAGGCAAAGTTCATATTCTGTAGTTTAATCTCCTTATGGTTTGTGCTTTCTTGTATCCATTGAAGCAACTTAAAGATAAACTAATGGAACTTTTTAATCATTTACTTGCTAGTATGAGTTTACGAATACAGTGTTTTCAAGGAAATGGAGCACTTAAAATTTTTTCCATTTGCTAATAATCATTCAATCAatgaattatttgtatttgttctGCTTATTCAGGCTCATACGTGTCCTTATGGAATTGTATTCACCTTTTTTAACTCTTGCGTTAACCTAGGGCGTCACATCCTCTGTCCTCTATTTTATATGTTGGATTTTATATTTGCTGTTGAACAGGCTCATAACATTTTTGGTATGAACAGCAACTCAAACATTTGACTTTTGAAACAACTAATAAATTAATGGAACTCTTTATATTTCTAATATAAGGGCCTTTCCGTATCCTTATCGAGATTGATTCTTGAAACATATGGGCAATTTTCAAGTCTTCTTTGTCTCTTTTCTGCTCTTTGCATCTGTCTATGCAATTGCAAGATATGATTGCCAAGATTCCATGTGTGGAATCAACCACTTTGATATACGATTTCCTTTTGGATTACAAGGGACAATAAATCTTCAGCACTGTAGCTATCCTGGTTTCAATCTTACATGCAACAGTCAAGGCAGAGCAATTCTAAATGTAGCAGGTGCAGGAGATTTCTATGTACGTGATATCGACTACGTTGCACAAGAAATTCAACTCTATGATCCATCTAATTGCCTTCCAAAACGGCTTATTGATTttcaatcttcttcttcttctcctttcaaGGCGGTTTTTTATCGGAACTATACTTTCTTGACTTGTTCTACAGATTTGATCAAGTCTAATTTCAATGTTATTGGTTGTCTAAGTAATTCTACAACCTCTACTTTAGCtacttcttcaaggagttttgtAAAAGAAATGACAAGTTTATATAACTGCAGTGTAAATAGTACTTTGTCTCTTCCTGTTTCATGGACTTCTGAATATGAGTCAGTTTTTTCAACTGATCTTAATCTTGATCTTGTGCTAACATGGAATGAACCCAACTGCCAAGATTGTGAAGCACAACAAGATCTTTGTGGGTTTAAAAATGCAACTACTGGAAAAATTCAATGCTTTGATGCTCCTGGAACAGGTAAATATCTTTTCCATTTACAGTCTCTTCCCATTTCTCCTTCAATATTTTCAGCCAAAATTTGCTAGGAGTATCAATCACCTACGCCAAAATCTCAATAATTGGTTGAAGTTGGTTATAAACATTAAGTTTATTGTTCTTGAATAGCTCAGTCTCTTGGGTTAAATCAGCCAAAAAATAGTCTTAACTATATACTGTTTGCTTTAGGCCAAGTCCGCACGCGGTAATGCGTTCCCTAAAAGGTGGCTATTGAAAAAACATAGAAGAATTTTCCTAAATAGCCGCCTATCTAatcgcttaaactaaaaataatatGTATAATCcatgtataatatgtgtataatatatatatatatatatatatatatatatatatatatatatatatatatatatatagcccgaAGGCTCGTTGCACTTGCCATACAAAAcatatacattatatatatatatatatatatatatatatatatatttacatatatatatttatgtaaaGATCTCTAAAAATATGCATACACCTTATattaacttctttttcttgtcGATTCTTAATGTGAAACTTTATTTGAACATCCAACAAATGGTGGAGTACTGGTCGATCGTTAACCTATTGTTCATGACGCTACTTTACTTAAATATAGATAGGACATTGAGCAACAGGGGCGCAGCCAGCATATCGTATACGTGTTCGGCCAAACCTAATAGTTTTGGTTTAAATCATGTATTTAtcttaaaaaattcattgaatataTAAAAGTTATTAGTTTAGAAGCCAGTAACTTAAAAGGATTAGAACATTAAACCCATAAgttttaaatcctggatccgcctctgagcAATCCTTCGTAATCATTCTGATTTAGTATTAAGAAGATTCATTATAGTTAGACTGATTTCTTTATTTAAACTTCGAAGTGATTGTACTTTACAAGTAACCAGGGTTAGCTGAGAGTATTTAACGGATAAAAACCAATGCGGCTAAGCACATTTTGACCTTGATTGGGTCAAGTTGCCCTCTTTAATTAAGCTTTTAACATATATAGTACTCAAATGTCAAACTTATGGAggaataagactaatatttaagtgtttatgtattattatttcacCAACTTTTCTATCGGCTGAGATCGTGCAGATAATGATGTATATATGCCATTCTATAACTTATAGGTTTTAATTTTAACAACTTGATAGTtgataaattcaaaattattgaaATTGATTTGGATTAATATTACTTTAGCTGAGAGAATCTGATCTAAATTTTAACCTAATGGGTACAATTATCGCTGCACACGTTATTTCTTTATGAAAATGGGTTTAAACTTAATACTCCATAATTATGTATTGTTAAAAAATTTAAGTATATGTATAACTTGAGTTAAAGATAGCGAGTGCGTCACATTCCTTGCGTTCAAATTACATCAGGTTTTATTAGCAATATTTACTTAGTTTAGCAGGTAAAGAAGTCTACGTTACTCTTAGGCACAACAGAAATAGAAGCAAACATGACAGAGacattttaatttaatt
Proteins encoded in this window:
- the LOC104224704 gene encoding probable F-box protein At3g61730, whose product is MMLSATSKWFRSIIMEDSIWKYACLRDLQVPDPGKVSFKWINLYAAAFNGCHSYKFRQQEKHIDWMRIGAFSFDSQNALLTNNLILPLKIHKEKTTEKMLESNGCCVVRNIKSGIWIADLQLVRCPVCDLNTCDGTMQVLDARHIELFLSEGYQDGSWDYELLGSHDVKKQADGASAGIFDIKHLKDCSTSAVLNLKSWVGKPKDWQPKAMIAPYAVAVNTNLQENEGLHIKFHTMKSGKNGEIVSMRICEQLL
- the LOC104224705 gene encoding putative RING-H2 finger protein ATL21A, coding for MGNLKFIIFSCLLCSTVYARHDYPDFICGNNHFDIRFPFALEGQNFQNSGYPGFTLKCSNKGRVILSLPGAGDFYVRDIDYLTQQIQLYDPSNCLPKRLFNFNTYSPSSPFKAVSHRKYTFLTCSTNSVSSLFNVIGCLSNSTTSTLATSSTSLASQMTSLYNCSIMNTSSVPVSWTSQYETDFSTDLNNDLVLTWDEPNCQECEAKQGVCGFRNATSGEIQCFDSPGTGSNRGLQIAKFIALTLLIPAITCALGVSCYICLDYSRYSRAMAAVRNTAAAIQNATNRTTVAPQPAVTAGLDDSTIESYTKVVLGESRRVPGPNQMTCPICLAEYNPKETVKSIPECEHCFHAECIGEWLKINGTCPVCRNNPSPAHFSSL
- the LOC104224703 gene encoding putative RING-H2 finger protein ATL21A, coding for MGNFQVFFVSFLLFASVYAIARYDCQDSMCGINHFDIRFPFGLQGTINLQHCSYPGFNLTCNSQGRAILNVAGAGDFYVRDIDYVAQEIQLYDPSNCLPKRLIDFQSSSSSPFKAVFYRNYTFLTCSTDLIKSNFNVIGCLSNSTTSTLATSSRSFVKEMTSLYNCSVNSTLSLPVSWTSEYESVFSTDLNLDLVLTWNEPNCQDCEAQQDLCGFKNATTGKIQCFDAPGTGHTRGIQIFRIIALSLVIPAITCSFGVTCYICFEQSRYNRRAAAAVQNTTAATAAAVAPQPETTTGLDESTIESYTKVVLGESRRVPGPNHGTCPICLAEYHPKETVRCIPECEHCFHAECIDEWLKINGTCPVCRNTPSPAHVNS